One part of the Arcanobacterium phocisimile genome encodes these proteins:
- a CDS encoding FAD-dependent oxidoreductase: MLVAVSRAPTVQELGLEAVDIEADERGFIKVDSHLRISVPSVYAVGDANGGLRS, from the coding sequence GTGCTCGTTGCTGTTAGCCGAGCTCCTACAGTACAGGAGCTCGGCCTAGAAGCTGTCGACATTGAGGCAGATGAGCGTGGCTTCATTAAAGTTGATAGTCATTTACGTATTAGTGTGCCCAGTGTCTATGCGGTTGGTGATGCTAATGGTGGACTGCGATCCTAA
- a CDS encoding deoxynucleoside kinase, whose product MLVVGGMIGVGKTTLASIIAADLDIDLYTENVEGNDILPLFYTASEEEQNLKRYPFLLQLEFLTSRYRDIKRALFAGPSIMDRSIYEDWYFAKVNTDLGRIAPEEFKLYAKILDEMMKEIAQFPKKAPDLMIYLHASFDTIIERIGSRGRDFEQDEKLVSYYRTLWEGYDDWVHNHYSASPVLMVNADEFDFYRAEDRQLLVEQVDRLQSNPTAQYMVLSR is encoded by the coding sequence ATGCTCGTCGTCGGAGGAATGATCGGAGTTGGCAAAACCACTCTCGCATCAATTATCGCAGCAGACCTCGATATTGACCTATACACCGAAAACGTTGAGGGTAATGATATTCTCCCGCTTTTCTATACAGCCTCTGAGGAAGAACAAAACCTCAAGCGCTACCCGTTTCTATTGCAGTTGGAGTTCTTAACTTCACGCTATCGGGATATCAAGCGCGCACTATTTGCTGGCCCTTCGATTATGGATCGTTCGATTTATGAGGATTGGTACTTCGCGAAAGTAAACACGGATCTAGGACGAATCGCTCCTGAGGAATTCAAGCTCTATGCCAAAATCCTCGATGAGATGATGAAAGAGATCGCCCAATTCCCAAAGAAAGCGCCTGATCTCATGATTTACTTGCACGCCTCATTCGACACAATCATAGAGCGTATCGGTTCTCGCGGTCGCGATTTCGAACAAGACGAGAAGCTCGTTTCCTACTACCGCACTTTGTGGGAAGGGTATGACGATTGGGTTCACAACCACTATTCCGCCTCCCCCGTACTGATGGTTAATGCTGACGAATTCGATTTCTACCGCGCTGAAGATCGGCAGCTATTGGTTGAACAAGTTGATCGCCTACAGTCCAATCCCACGGCTCAATATATGGTTCTTTCGCGTTGA
- a CDS encoding aldo/keto reductase, which produces MYLIHWPTPEKESIAPTWETFGELRAEGLTRSIGVSNFDHRYLPDIIATGLIPAVNQIELHPQFQQKPTKELADVHQILLEAWGPLGQGKVDYQSGVIGDIAQRHGASWAQIVLAWHIARGHIVFPKSSSPQRMAENLASVDVTLSAEDIAAIDALDQGRAGRVASDPANVN; this is translated from the coding sequence CTGTATCTTATTCACTGGCCAACCCCAGAAAAAGAATCTATCGCTCCTACGTGGGAGACCTTCGGTGAACTTCGAGCTGAAGGCCTCACGCGCTCTATTGGCGTCTCAAATTTTGATCACCGTTATCTGCCAGACATCATTGCCACTGGTCTTATTCCAGCGGTTAATCAGATCGAGCTCCATCCACAATTCCAGCAAAAGCCAACGAAGGAATTAGCAGATGTCCACCAGATCCTACTCGAAGCGTGGGGGCCGCTCGGTCAAGGAAAAGTTGACTATCAAAGCGGGGTTATCGGTGACATCGCTCAGCGTCACGGTGCAAGTTGGGCACAAATAGTTCTCGCATGGCATATCGCTCGGGGACATATCGTCTTCCCGAAGAGTTCATCTCCGCAGCGCATGGCAGAAAATCTTGCAAGTGTTGATGTAACTCTTAGTGCTGAAGATATTGCGGCAATCGATGCTCTCGACCAAGGCAGGGCGGGCCGAGTAGCCTCGGACCCTGCGAACGTAAACTAG
- the betT gene encoding choline BCCT transporter BetT produces the protein MKHHVFWGSALAITALAAWTILGPDTAGSALGAATLWIGRWFGWFYILLGTACVVFVFYIAFSRYGNIRLSSPSARPEYSNLAWASMLFAAGIGTDILFFSVAEPVSQYMHPPQEIPQSIPAAEQVPVWAIFHYGITGWAMYALMGLALGYFTYRRGRPIAARTALEPIFGEQKMAGILGDVVDIAAILGAVFGVVTTLGIGVVQINVGLDIMFGIDKGLPAQIVLIVIAVALAIVSAVSGVSRGIRILSQINVVGALALIAWVLVTGRPEFLLNAMVTNVGDLVAHFPQMTLDTMAYSDAELWKNAWTLFFWAWWVAWASFVGMFLARISRGRTIRQFVFGVMTIPFMYVVLWISIFGNRAIDYILHAPDGLEFAEMTVNIPELGFYHLLQQVPGGTAVILLATAVGFLFYVTSADSGALVMANLCSNLPTPTTDARSWLRIFWATLTGILTTGMLIVGGIPALQSASVIMGLPFAFVIALTMAGFYQEISQDAKNMVLHRAGYPAPVGVSPGSVLANASWREWLSQIFGTVSPAQAQNYLDRVVFPALETLVREMDKQGDFEVRIIRGEADEYRDLDVERIVYDHLSLRVENAHGEFYYRVLSVDAPAMVYGTQIPTEHDRSTRLEVQSSNADEPYDIMGYSGEAIIYDVLGQFERYVRHSEMLHGEPSSSQ, from the coding sequence GTGAAACACCATGTTTTTTGGGGATCTGCGCTAGCGATCACTGCCTTAGCTGCCTGGACAATCCTTGGCCCAGATACGGCCGGGAGTGCCCTAGGTGCTGCGACACTGTGGATCGGCCGTTGGTTTGGTTGGTTTTATATCCTGCTGGGCACAGCTTGCGTAGTTTTCGTTTTCTATATTGCTTTTTCTCGCTACGGCAATATTCGGTTATCATCTCCAAGCGCACGGCCAGAATACTCTAATCTCGCTTGGGCCTCGATGCTCTTTGCTGCTGGAATTGGCACTGATATTCTCTTCTTCTCCGTAGCCGAACCGGTCTCGCAGTACATGCATCCGCCACAGGAAATACCTCAATCTATTCCAGCTGCGGAACAAGTTCCGGTGTGGGCGATATTCCATTACGGAATAACCGGGTGGGCAATGTATGCCCTCATGGGCTTAGCGCTCGGCTACTTCACCTATCGACGCGGTAGACCGATCGCGGCACGCACCGCGTTGGAGCCAATTTTCGGAGAACAGAAGATGGCTGGAATTCTTGGCGACGTCGTCGATATCGCTGCGATTCTGGGCGCCGTATTTGGCGTGGTGACAACACTAGGTATCGGCGTCGTGCAAATCAACGTGGGTCTAGATATTATGTTTGGCATCGACAAAGGTCTACCGGCTCAGATCGTGTTGATCGTTATTGCTGTCGCACTAGCGATTGTTTCAGCAGTTTCAGGCGTCTCGCGTGGTATTCGCATTCTGTCGCAAATTAACGTCGTCGGCGCGTTAGCCTTGATTGCATGGGTTCTTGTCACTGGTCGACCAGAATTTCTTCTCAACGCAATGGTGACCAATGTCGGTGATCTCGTAGCGCATTTCCCGCAAATGACGTTAGATACCATGGCATACTCGGATGCTGAATTATGGAAGAATGCCTGGACGTTGTTCTTCTGGGCGTGGTGGGTGGCTTGGGCGTCATTCGTCGGTATGTTCCTAGCGCGCATTTCGCGCGGACGCACAATCCGACAGTTCGTTTTTGGTGTGATGACGATCCCGTTTATGTACGTCGTGTTGTGGATTTCGATTTTCGGTAACCGTGCCATCGATTATATTTTGCACGCCCCAGACGGGTTGGAATTTGCTGAAATGACAGTCAACATTCCAGAGCTTGGCTTCTACCATCTGCTCCAACAAGTCCCGGGCGGTACAGCAGTGATCCTTCTGGCAACCGCAGTCGGGTTCTTGTTCTATGTCACGTCAGCTGATTCGGGTGCGTTGGTGATGGCGAATTTGTGTTCGAATTTGCCGACGCCGACGACGGATGCACGTTCGTGGCTGCGCATCTTTTGGGCAACGCTTACCGGTATTTTGACTACGGGTATGTTGATAGTGGGAGGAATCCCTGCGTTGCAGTCCGCATCGGTTATCATGGGCTTGCCATTCGCGTTCGTCATAGCACTGACTATGGCAGGGTTCTATCAAGAAATTAGCCAGGATGCGAAGAATATGGTGTTGCATCGAGCTGGCTATCCGGCACCGGTTGGGGTTTCGCCGGGCAGTGTTTTAGCGAATGCGTCATGGCGCGAGTGGCTGTCCCAAATTTTCGGAACTGTTAGCCCAGCACAAGCGCAAAACTACCTCGATCGCGTCGTGTTTCCAGCGCTCGAAACGCTGGTGCGGGAAATGGACAAACAAGGTGATTTTGAGGTGCGTATCATTCGTGGCGAAGCAGATGAATATCGGGACCTCGACGTCGAACGCATCGTTTACGACCACCTGTCGTTGCGTGTGGAAAATGCGCACGGGGAGTTCTATTACCGGGTGTTGTCGGTCGATGCACCGGCGATGGTTTACGGTACTCAGATTCCGACCGAGCACGATCGTTCAACCCGCTTGGAAGTGCAAAGCAGTAACGCCGACGAGCCGTACGACATCATGGGTTATTCTGGCGAAGCAATTATCTACGATGTGCTTGGCCAATTTGAGCGATATGTGCGTCACTCTGAAATGTTGCACGGTGAACCGTCGTCGTCACAGTGA
- a CDS encoding dihydrolipoyl dehydrogenase family protein: protein MNNKAVDVIVIGAGPVGENVAQYAHDGGLSVLLVDKELFGGECSYYACIPSKALLRPVDLAHATDHVQGVSGASINARDMLARRDEWVSEYDDSSQITWAQDAGLEVARGHARIVGERRVEITPVDGGTTANDPQTTEPYTVEARVAVVLSTGSTPVIPNMYQGVNAWGSRDATGVVEVPDRLVIVGGGVVAVEAATWMQALGSTVTMLVRGSSLLDRSEPFAGQFVKESLENQGITVLTNAEVTAVKRDPALNPNPEIGHIHGGTVHLDVVTRSHSADGDTVKTLDADELLVATGRRPALDNVGLDTVGLTPDDIREGNLPEWLHAIGDAGTGAPLTHQGKYEARMLGAKLAGTPETAPNVEVPVPQVVFTDPQVASVGLTEAQAQNQGREVITSEVEITSAAGVGLLRDDANGKAKLVVDAHTGVLLGATFVGPDVAELLHAATVAVVGELPVRVLRHAVPAYPTASEIWLRLLEEFPVELR from the coding sequence ATGAATAATAAAGCAGTAGATGTCATTGTTATTGGCGCCGGCCCGGTAGGCGAAAATGTGGCGCAATATGCCCACGATGGCGGACTCTCCGTCCTCCTCGTTGATAAGGAACTGTTTGGGGGCGAATGTTCCTACTACGCATGTATTCCAAGCAAAGCCCTCCTGCGCCCCGTGGATCTAGCACATGCAACAGATCACGTGCAGGGTGTCAGCGGCGCGAGTATCAATGCGCGCGACATGTTGGCTCGCCGTGACGAATGGGTGAGCGAATATGATGACAGCTCCCAAATAACCTGGGCACAAGATGCCGGCTTGGAAGTGGCACGCGGCCATGCACGTATCGTGGGAGAACGCCGGGTTGAAATCACGCCAGTAGATGGCGGCACAACCGCTAATGATCCTCAAACCACCGAACCCTACACCGTCGAGGCACGCGTTGCAGTCGTTCTGTCCACCGGGTCAACGCCGGTCATTCCAAACATGTACCAAGGTGTGAATGCCTGGGGATCGCGTGATGCAACTGGAGTCGTTGAGGTCCCAGATCGTTTAGTTATTGTAGGCGGTGGTGTCGTCGCAGTCGAAGCAGCTACCTGGATGCAAGCACTAGGAAGTACGGTAACGATGCTTGTACGCGGATCGTCACTCCTAGATCGCTCTGAACCTTTTGCTGGCCAATTCGTTAAGGAATCCCTTGAAAACCAGGGCATCACAGTCTTAACGAACGCTGAAGTGACGGCAGTTAAGCGCGATCCGGCATTGAACCCGAACCCAGAAATCGGGCATATTCACGGCGGAACCGTACACCTCGACGTCGTTACCCGTTCACATTCCGCAGATGGTGACACAGTGAAAACTCTCGATGCCGATGAGCTTCTGGTTGCAACAGGCCGGCGCCCGGCGCTGGATAACGTCGGACTCGATACCGTTGGCCTCACCCCCGATGACATACGCGAAGGAAACCTGCCTGAGTGGCTACATGCTATTGGTGACGCCGGAACCGGCGCACCTCTCACCCACCAAGGCAAATATGAGGCACGGATGCTCGGCGCGAAACTTGCGGGCACACCCGAAACCGCACCGAATGTAGAGGTTCCTGTTCCCCAGGTCGTATTCACTGATCCGCAAGTCGCATCGGTTGGCCTGACTGAAGCTCAAGCACAAAATCAGGGACGCGAGGTAATCACCAGCGAAGTTGAGATCACATCCGCTGCCGGAGTTGGACTGTTACGTGACGATGCGAACGGCAAAGCCAAGCTCGTCGTAGACGCACACACCGGCGTGCTACTCGGTGCAACATTCGTCGGCCCGGATGTTGCTGAATTGCTCCACGCAGCCACAGTTGCTGTCGTTGGCGAATTGCCGGTGCGAGTTCTGCGCCATGCCGTGCCGGCATATCCGACCGCATCCGAAATTTGGCTGCGATTGCTTGAGGAGTTCCCGGTAGAGCTGCGGTAG
- a CDS encoding ArsR/SmtB family transcription factor, which produces MGNEQNLARVADLFKALGNESRLGILVALDGEAMSVGMLAEQTQMSQPLVSQHLRTLKTVGIVSANRHGKEMIYQLADEHVAHVINDAIIHAHETPDSSI; this is translated from the coding sequence ATGGGAAACGAACAGAATCTCGCACGAGTGGCCGATTTATTCAAAGCATTAGGCAATGAATCTCGCCTCGGAATCCTCGTTGCGCTAGATGGGGAAGCGATGTCAGTGGGGATGCTCGCAGAGCAAACTCAGATGTCACAACCCCTCGTTTCTCAACACCTTCGCACACTCAAAACCGTTGGAATTGTTTCCGCCAACCGACATGGCAAGGAAATGATTTACCAGCTAGCTGATGAACATGTTGCACACGTCATCAATGATGCGATAATCCATGCTCACGAAACACCAGATTCTTCAATCTAA
- a CDS encoding aldo/keto reductase — translation MTPTLTLNDGRVIPQLGYGTFLVPPEDTEARVTEALEAGYRHIDTAMIYRNEEGVGRVIANSGIAREELWVTTKLWNDRRGPDATRTALDES, via the coding sequence ATGACTCCTACGCTCACACTTAATGATGGCCGTGTTATCCCACAGCTCGGTTACGGCACATTTTTAGTCCCACCGGAAGATACCGAAGCACGCGTAACCGAAGCCCTTGAAGCTGGATATCGACATATTGATACTGCGATGATCTACCGCAATGAAGAAGGCGTGGGACGAGTAATTGCCAATTCTGGAATTGCTCGAGAAGAACTGTGGGTCACCACGAAATTATGGAATGATCGTCGCGGTCCAGATGCGACTCGGACGGCCCTAGATGAGTCCTAG
- a CDS encoding argininosuccinate synthase, with the protein MAKERILLAYSGGLDTSIIIPWLKGNYDCDVVAMVGQVGIGVDDEALKKKALACGAEKIYIEDLAEDYIVNYIYPSLKAQARYEGSYLLGTSTARPCIAKRMVEIARAENCTAIAHGCTGKGNDQVRFELAIKALAPEMKIIAPWRTWNITSRDEEIDYANARNIPVPVTKEDNYSMDQNIWHLSHEGMDLENPENEPTYSDLLNIVASLEQTPDQGEYVEIEFVSGIPVRVDNVTGDVDMLTYLNDKAAKHGVGVIDIVENRLVGMKSRGVYETPGGTVYYAAHRQLELLCLERDTLHYKDLVAQRFADLVYNGQWFHPLREALSAFVDKANETLTGTVKLKLYKGNIIPAGTSSPFSLYDEALSTFDEDDVYNQSDATGFINLFGLPTQVVAQMKQRAGMMEEK; encoded by the coding sequence ATGGCCAAAGAACGTATCCTCCTTGCCTACTCTGGTGGACTCGACACCTCGATAATTATCCCGTGGCTCAAGGGAAATTACGACTGTGATGTGGTTGCGATGGTTGGACAAGTCGGAATCGGTGTCGACGACGAGGCACTAAAGAAGAAAGCCTTAGCATGCGGCGCTGAAAAAATATACATTGAAGACCTCGCCGAGGATTACATTGTTAACTACATCTACCCAAGTCTTAAAGCCCAAGCTAGGTACGAAGGAAGCTATCTTTTAGGCACCTCAACTGCACGTCCATGTATCGCCAAGCGCATGGTCGAGATTGCCCGGGCAGAAAACTGCACCGCCATTGCCCACGGGTGTACGGGCAAAGGAAACGATCAGGTCCGTTTCGAACTAGCGATCAAAGCCCTTGCCCCGGAGATGAAGATTATTGCGCCGTGGCGGACATGGAATATCACATCCCGTGACGAAGAGATCGACTATGCCAATGCTCGTAACATCCCAGTCCCGGTCACTAAAGAGGACAACTACTCGATGGACCAAAACATCTGGCACCTCAGCCACGAAGGCATGGACCTCGAAAACCCGGAAAACGAACCCACCTATTCGGACTTACTCAACATTGTCGCCAGCCTAGAACAGACACCAGACCAAGGTGAATACGTCGAGATCGAATTCGTCTCCGGCATCCCAGTCCGGGTAGATAACGTCACGGGCGACGTCGACATGCTCACCTACCTCAATGACAAAGCTGCCAAACACGGCGTCGGCGTCATCGACATCGTCGAAAATCGGTTAGTCGGCATGAAGTCCCGTGGCGTCTACGAAACACCAGGCGGCACAGTCTACTACGCAGCCCATCGGCAACTCGAACTCCTGTGCCTCGAACGCGATACTCTCCACTATAAAGATCTCGTTGCCCAACGCTTCGCTGACCTCGTTTACAACGGACAATGGTTCCATCCACTGCGCGAAGCCCTCAGCGCCTTCGTCGACAAAGCCAACGAGACCCTCACCGGAACCGTCAAACTCAAACTATATAAAGGCAACATCATTCCAGCAGGAACCTCGTCACCGTTCTCGCTCTACGACGAAGCCCTATCCACCTTCGATGAAGACGACGTCTACAACCAGTCTGACGCCACCGGATTTATCAACCTGTTCGGGCTCCCCACCCAAGTTGTGGCCCAGATGAAACAGCGCGCGGGCATGATGGAGGAAAAATAA
- a CDS encoding SLC13 family permease: MSAITTTSPTQRPPIDNYTPPERKVWIIRVVGLLGGVTAALLVFFLMPDSAIDIAQKAAGDNPPNNFNPAGLKITAATTILMGIWWMTEAIPLAATALVPLVIFPIFQVTSFGLASAPYASSTIFLFMGGFILALAMQRWNLHRRVALVTILLLGTTPKRIIGGIMLATGVMSMWVSNTATAVMMLPIGISILHLVGHIAGTDDADEAAISQEVQEMPSIARDATKGGVAAALVSKGKDAVETIKEKAGLHHSDFAVGLMLGIAYAASIGSLGTLIGTPPNALLQGYLKETHHIDIGFGRWMLIGAPLAMVFMLIGWFLITHVIFKPEIDHIPGGKQLIRTELENMGAMSRGEKLVGIIFLLAALSWIFVPIITKAYFPGVKISDSAIAMTVALLLFIIPADPVRGVRLINWETAKNIPWDVLLLFGGGLALSSQFTATGLSLWIGEQATGLSNFNIVIMIAAVTAMIIFLTELTSNTATAAAFLPIMGGVAIGTGTDVTLLTIPVALAATCAFMLPVATPPNAIAYGSGYIRMSDMIRAGVWLNIIGIFLITATIFGLVVPVFEISL; this comes from the coding sequence ATGAGCGCAATAACCACCACCTCGCCAACGCAGCGTCCACCAATAGATAATTACACCCCTCCCGAACGCAAAGTATGGATCATCCGCGTCGTCGGTCTCCTCGGTGGCGTCACAGCCGCGCTTCTCGTATTCTTCCTTATGCCAGACTCCGCTATCGACATCGCCCAAAAAGCCGCCGGCGACAATCCCCCAAATAACTTCAACCCGGCCGGTCTTAAAATCACTGCTGCAACCACAATTCTCATGGGAATCTGGTGGATGACCGAAGCTATCCCACTTGCCGCAACTGCACTCGTCCCCCTCGTTATCTTCCCTATATTCCAAGTAACATCCTTTGGTTTAGCGTCCGCACCCTACGCCTCAAGCACCATCTTCCTCTTCATGGGCGGCTTTATACTCGCGCTCGCTATGCAACGCTGGAACCTTCATCGTCGCGTTGCCCTTGTCACCATCTTGCTTCTAGGCACCACCCCGAAACGCATAATCGGCGGAATCATGCTCGCCACCGGCGTGATGTCCATGTGGGTGTCGAACACGGCAACCGCCGTTATGATGCTTCCGATCGGCATCTCAATCCTCCATCTCGTGGGACACATTGCCGGCACAGACGACGCCGACGAAGCCGCCATTAGCCAAGAGGTCCAAGAGATGCCGAGTATCGCACGCGACGCAACCAAAGGCGGCGTCGCCGCAGCACTCGTCTCCAAAGGCAAAGACGCGGTCGAGACCATTAAAGAAAAAGCTGGACTCCATCACTCCGATTTCGCCGTCGGCCTGATGCTCGGAATCGCCTATGCAGCTTCAATTGGCTCCTTAGGAACCCTTATCGGAACTCCCCCAAACGCACTTTTGCAGGGCTACCTCAAAGAAACACATCATATCGACATTGGCTTTGGCCGTTGGATGTTGATCGGCGCTCCACTCGCTATGGTATTCATGCTCATCGGATGGTTCCTTATCACCCACGTCATCTTTAAGCCGGAAATCGACCACATTCCTGGCGGTAAACAACTCATACGCACCGAATTAGAGAACATGGGTGCCATGTCGCGGGGCGAAAAGCTCGTCGGTATTATTTTCCTGCTTGCTGCATTATCGTGGATCTTTGTTCCAATCATCACCAAGGCGTATTTCCCAGGAGTGAAGATCAGCGACTCGGCAATTGCAATGACAGTCGCCCTCCTCTTGTTCATCATTCCAGCAGATCCAGTTAGAGGCGTTCGTCTGATCAATTGGGAAACAGCAAAGAATATCCCGTGGGACGTCCTGCTTCTTTTCGGCGGCGGTTTGGCACTTTCTTCGCAGTTCACTGCCACCGGTCTGTCATTGTGGATCGGTGAGCAGGCAACTGGCTTATCGAATTTCAACATCGTCATCATGATCGCTGCAGTAACCGCGATGATAATTTTCTTGACAGAACTAACCTCTAACACAGCCACCGCCGCAGCTTTCTTACCAATTATGGGCGGGGTTGCAATAGGCACCGGAACCGATGTTACGTTATTGACAATTCCGGTGGCGTTGGCGGCGACATGCGCATTCATGCTTCCGGTTGCGACCCCGCCAAACGCTATCGCTTACGGTTCTGGATACATCCGAATGTCTGACATGATACGCGCCGGCGTCTGGCTTAATATCATCGGTATATTTCTCATTACCGCAACTATTTTCGGATTAGTTGTACCAGTTTTTGAAATTTCATTGTAA
- a CDS encoding endonuclease III domain-containing protein, producing the protein MSHTMRELFELLEQQIPAGTWWPGESRFEIAIGAVLTQNTSWHNVESAIDNLREAGMLSPERLLAASDETVASLIRPCGYYNTKTRYLKELTSWFIERNQHTEHLSTPQLREELLRIRGVGEETADDLLLYIYDRPVFIYDLYARRLLAAAGYGEYRNYTAAKRTLDPLIEHSQFTTSELAKFHGLIVDGGKRARQLGGWERAYPLLVSRAFNSV; encoded by the coding sequence ATGAGCCATACAATGCGAGAGCTCTTTGAGCTTTTGGAACAGCAGATACCTGCCGGAACCTGGTGGCCAGGCGAATCCAGATTCGAAATCGCCATCGGCGCGGTACTAACCCAAAACACCTCGTGGCACAACGTCGAGTCTGCCATCGATAATCTACGCGAGGCCGGCATGCTGAGCCCGGAACGCCTCCTGGCTGCCAGCGACGAAACGGTGGCTAGCTTGATTCGCCCGTGTGGATACTACAACACCAAGACACGCTACCTCAAAGAGCTCACCTCTTGGTTCATCGAACGCAATCAGCACACCGAGCACTTGAGCACGCCGCAGTTGCGCGAGGAGTTGCTGCGGATTCGTGGAGTTGGTGAAGAAACTGCCGATGATCTTTTGCTTTATATCTATGACCGACCGGTTTTTATTTACGATCTTTATGCCCGTCGGCTATTAGCAGCCGCCGGATACGGAGAGTATCGAAACTACACGGCAGCTAAACGAACCCTCGATCCACTTATTGAGCACAGCCAATTTACTACCTCCGAGTTAGCAAAATTTCACGGGCTTATCGTCGACGGCGGGAAACGCGCTCGCCAACTAGGCGGCTGGGAACGGGCATATCCACTCCTTGTCTCCAGAGCTTTTAACTCCGTGTAA
- the argH gene encoding argininosuccinate lyase: MAGALWSGRFQKATDAAVWAMNSSLNFDKRLYAHDVAGSIAHATMLAQIGILTPTELEAITGGLAGIKADIDSGALVIGGAAEDIHMFVEAELTKRIGDPGKKLHTARSRNDQVATDLKLWMRDELGEIDSLIRELVAVFIEVAKQHVDTVMPGYTHLQRAQPITLAHHLMAYVHMFMRDLQRLGEAGKRLNYSPLGAAALATTTYPVDRELTAKLLGFDGVATNSLDAVSDRDYVMEIAADLAIFMVHLSRCSEEIILWASAEYGFIELDDAYATGSSIMPQKKNPDVAELTRGKTGRVIGDAMTLLTMMKNLPLAYNKDVQEDKEAIFDAVDTVKLCIPAFAGMVATMRVNAGEMRRAAGGGFTNATDLADYLVFKGVPFRQAHEITGKLVHYCVGQGIHLEELGLEMLREHCELIEDDVYDYLDIANCVARRNVVGGPAKEAVLRDIAEVEKKL; encoded by the coding sequence ATGGCAGGGGCACTATGGAGCGGACGATTCCAAAAAGCCACCGATGCGGCCGTCTGGGCCATGAACTCCTCGCTGAACTTCGATAAGCGACTCTATGCTCACGACGTCGCCGGAAGTATCGCACACGCAACTATGCTCGCGCAGATTGGGATTTTGACACCCACTGAGCTTGAAGCGATCACAGGCGGGCTCGCCGGTATCAAAGCAGATATCGACAGTGGCGCGCTCGTTATCGGCGGCGCAGCTGAAGACATACACATGTTCGTCGAAGCAGAACTCACCAAACGAATAGGCGATCCTGGCAAGAAGCTCCACACCGCTCGTTCACGCAACGACCAAGTCGCCACCGATCTCAAGCTCTGGATGCGCGACGAATTAGGGGAGATCGACTCGCTAATCCGTGAGCTGGTTGCGGTGTTTATTGAAGTTGCGAAGCAACATGTCGATACTGTCATGCCGGGGTACACCCATCTTCAACGGGCACAACCTATTACACTTGCACACCATCTGATGGCATATGTGCACATGTTTATGCGTGACCTCCAGCGGTTAGGCGAAGCCGGGAAGCGGTTGAACTATTCACCGCTAGGGGCGGCAGCGTTAGCGACGACGACGTATCCAGTAGACCGAGAGCTCACCGCGAAACTGCTAGGTTTCGATGGGGTGGCAACGAACTCGCTCGATGCAGTTTCAGACCGTGACTATGTGATGGAGATAGCCGCGGATTTAGCGATTTTCATGGTGCATCTATCGCGGTGCAGTGAAGAAATTATTTTGTGGGCGAGTGCAGAGTATGGCTTTATCGAACTTGATGACGCGTATGCCACCGGAAGCAGTATTATGCCGCAAAAGAAAAATCCGGATGTGGCAGAGCTGACGCGCGGTAAAACTGGCCGCGTGATCGGTGATGCGATGACGCTGCTGACAATGATGAAAAACTTGCCATTGGCGTATAACAAGGATGTTCAAGAAGATAAAGAGGCAATCTTCGATGCGGTTGATACCGTGAAGTTGTGTATTCCAGCATTCGCTGGAATGGTGGCGACAATGCGAGTTAATGCAGGGGAGATGCGGCGAGCAGCTGGTGGCGGTTTTACCAATGCGACTGATTTAGCAGACTATTTGGTATTTAAGGGCGTCCCGTTCCGTCAGGCGCACGAAATTACCGGCAAGCTCGTGCATTATTGCGTAGGTCAAGGTATTCATTTGGAAGAGCTCGGGCTTGAGATGCTGCGCGAACACTGCGAACTTATTGAGGACGACGTCTATGACTATCTCGATATAGCCAACTGTGTGGCGCGCCGCAATGTTGTGGGCGGGCCGGCTAAGGAAGCCGTGCTACGAGACATAGCAGAAGTTGAGAAGAAGCTGTAA